A genome region from Vibrio tapetis subsp. tapetis includes the following:
- a CDS encoding zinc ribbon domain-containing protein, whose amino-acid sequence MSANQCPACESELVWNKGIYQCEDCSASFKKIGFCPDCEAELEKLQACGSASHFCHHCNELKSKSRVRFEFHSAD is encoded by the coding sequence ATGTCAGCGAATCAATGTCCGGCGTGTGAGAGCGAATTAGTCTGGAATAAAGGGATTTATCAATGTGAGGATTGTTCTGCGAGTTTTAAGAAAATAGGATTTTGTCCTGACTGCGAAGCGGAATTAGAAAAGCTGCAAGCTTGTGGGTCGGCAAGTCACTTTTGTCATCACTGCAATGAACTGAAATCCAAATCACGGGTACGATTTGAATTTCACAGTGCAGATTAA
- a CDS encoding metal-dependent hydrolase produces the protein MSAYKATQVHFCHQTWQLTSTISKVESCENGVDIIVEQTPFHPVSHIWPDHPADKGNLSVAGNQFELTNCLVGAIELETGTLFVDKDIPVKRDTAGWVFVVVHRIEPMPETDLNDIIKVGDTIELQVDKAYQQSLSRGHSAGHIAYLALNKVLAQSYWRKDPDRKDPLGHPDFNSYAQETSFITPDKCTDIYRLGKTLRKRGLNSANVLAELSDIEYKINQQLQSWLEFGGKVTMRCDGSHLTDSRYWECQLEVDLHASTPCGGTHIDQLSDFGAVEVALSLTEEQNIEMQTYVKAIDRI, from the coding sequence ATGTCTGCTTACAAAGCAACCCAAGTCCATTTTTGTCACCAGACCTGGCAACTGACTTCTACAATCAGCAAAGTTGAATCTTGTGAAAATGGCGTGGATATTATTGTCGAACAAACCCCATTTCACCCAGTCAGTCACATATGGCCTGATCATCCAGCAGATAAGGGCAACCTATCTGTCGCGGGAAACCAATTTGAACTGACAAATTGTTTGGTTGGCGCTATTGAGTTGGAAACAGGGACATTGTTTGTTGATAAAGACATCCCCGTAAAAAGAGATACTGCGGGGTGGGTATTTGTTGTTGTTCACAGAATTGAGCCAATGCCTGAGACCGACCTTAACGACATCATTAAGGTCGGTGACACGATTGAGCTTCAAGTCGATAAAGCTTATCAACAGAGTCTGAGCCGTGGTCACAGTGCCGGGCATATTGCGTATCTAGCGTTAAATAAAGTATTGGCGCAGAGCTATTGGCGAAAAGATCCAGACCGTAAAGATCCACTCGGTCATCCTGATTTCAATAGTTATGCCCAGGAAACCAGTTTCATCACACCGGATAAATGCACAGACATCTATAGATTAGGTAAAACATTACGTAAACGCGGCTTAAACAGTGCGAATGTTTTAGCGGAGTTGTCGGACATTGAATATAAAATAAACCAACAGCTGCAATCATGGCTCGAATTTGGTGGCAAGGTAACCATGCGTTGCGACGGTAGCCATTTAACGGACTCTCGATACTGGGAATGTCAGTTGGAAGTCGATTTACATGCTTCCACACCTTGTGGTGGCACACATATTGACCAATTATCGGACTTTGGGGCTGTTGAAGTCGCACTTTCACTGACAGAAGAACAAAATATCGAAATGCAGACTTATGTAAAAGCAATTGATCGAATTTAA